In Thermodesulfobium sp. 4217-1, the following proteins share a genomic window:
- a CDS encoding thioredoxin family protein — MIIKILGTGCPNCKKLYENTKKAIEMGQVAASIYKVEDVREIMKYKVMTTPVLVIDEKVVFKGKIPSPEDILKTIFNEMLNKNKDS, encoded by the coding sequence GTGATTATAAAGATTTTAGGTACAGGATGTCCAAATTGCAAGAAGCTATATGAAAACACGAAAAAGGCTATAGAGATGGGCCAGGTTGCAGCCTCTATTTATAAGGTTGAGGATGTCAGGGAGATTATGAAATACAAAGTTATGACTACTCCAGTTCTTGTGATAGACGAAAAGGTCGTTTTCAAGGGAAAAATTCCTTCGCCTGAAGACATATTAAAAACAATATTTAACGAAATGTTAAATAAAAATAAGGACAGTTAA